One window of the Rhizorhabdus dicambivorans genome contains the following:
- a CDS encoding TetR/AcrR family transcriptional regulator, whose translation METSLMDEANIGADTSRVTSVARKTRRSQADRSAATRAKVIAAARDVLCAQGYSGATMHAIRDAAGMSLGAIQHQFPTKAKLMAAVAAEFSAYRIGVYREAIRRGRSPRQSMENLIDANFEMISRPEMAAVLEIHLARRNDPDLDREVGPSTRRFDRRVRLWAYSILHAAGISEDERHLSVQLLNNAVTRGLTVEYIRNPDAAFVARAVRIWKQQMLDLIFGTGG comes from the coding sequence GTGGAAACCTCGCTCATGGATGAGGCGAATATCGGTGCAGACACCTCCCGCGTGACGAGCGTTGCCCGTAAAACTCGTCGCAGTCAGGCCGACCGCAGCGCAGCGACCCGCGCCAAGGTTATCGCTGCGGCCCGCGATGTATTGTGCGCCCAGGGCTATTCGGGGGCCACGATGCACGCCATCCGTGACGCTGCCGGCATGAGCCTCGGAGCGATTCAGCATCAATTTCCGACCAAGGCGAAGCTGATGGCGGCGGTCGCTGCTGAATTCTCCGCCTATCGGATTGGCGTTTATCGTGAAGCCATTCGACGCGGACGCTCGCCTCGACAATCGATGGAAAACCTGATCGACGCGAATTTCGAGATGATTAGCCGACCCGAGATGGCGGCTGTTCTCGAAATTCATCTCGCGCGTCGCAATGATCCGGACCTCGACCGTGAGGTGGGACCCAGCACCCGCCGTTTCGACAGACGCGTTCGTTTGTGGGCCTATTCCATCTTGCACGCCGCCGGAATTTCCGAAGATGAAAGGCATTTGAGCGTGCAGTTGCTCAATAACGCCGTCACCCGCGGGTTGACCGTGGAGTATATCCGGAACCCGGACGCTGCATTCGTCGCGCGCGCAGTGCGGATCTGGAAGCAACAGATGCTCGACCTGATTTTCGGCACCGGAGGCTGA
- the trmB gene encoding tRNA (guanine(46)-N(7))-methyltransferase TrmB, translating to MNDPLSIRRLYGRRQGHKLRQGQAELVDRLLPEISVPGQGELTAGVLFGRAMPLELEIGFGRGEHMAWQASQHPDHGFIGCEPFLDGVVGALMKVDELTLDNVRIHMGDAIEVLERLPDASLERAWLLHPDPWPKARHAKRRFMNAGPIGLIARKMKPGGEFRFGTDHPVYVRWAMMVMGRSPDFEWLGERPSDFLTRPADWPETRYEAKARAKGHEVWYMTYRRR from the coding sequence ATGAATGATCCGCTGTCGATCCGCCGCCTCTACGGGCGGCGCCAGGGCCACAAGCTGCGCCAGGGCCAGGCCGAACTGGTCGATCGGCTGCTGCCCGAGATATCGGTCCCCGGACAGGGCGAACTGACCGCCGGAGTCCTGTTCGGCCGCGCCATGCCGCTGGAGCTGGAGATCGGCTTCGGCAGGGGCGAGCATATGGCTTGGCAGGCCAGCCAGCATCCGGACCACGGCTTCATCGGCTGCGAACCCTTCCTCGATGGGGTGGTCGGCGCGCTGATGAAGGTCGACGAACTGACCCTCGACAATGTCCGCATCCACATGGGCGACGCGATCGAGGTGCTCGAACGGCTTCCGGATGCCTCGCTGGAGCGCGCCTGGCTGCTCCATCCCGATCCATGGCCCAAGGCGCGCCACGCCAAGCGCCGCTTCATGAACGCCGGCCCGATCGGCCTGATCGCCAGGAAGATGAAGCCGGGCGGCGAGTTTCGCTTCGGCACCGATCATCCGGTCTATGTCCGCTGGGCGATGATGGTGATGGGCCGGTCCCCTGATTTCGAATGGCTGGGCGAGCGCCCGTCCGATTTCCTGACCCGCCCCGCCGACTGGCCCGAAACCCGTTACGAGGCCAAGGCGCGCGCCAAGGGGCACGAGGTCTGGTATATGACCTATCGGCGCCGTTGA
- the lnt gene encoding apolipoprotein N-acyltransferase, whose amino-acid sequence MRKLLPFKIPAIMFGLGLASALGFAPLNWWPLTLLCIAGLMWLLLDASRLRAVALRGWCFGVGHFTFGNNWIAQAFTFQESMPHWLGAIAVFLLALYLAIFPMLAAMLAWSLHRLPPRLEARRRRIEQARRRSKLKGLIPEGMEPAPVFVAASEPSPYGFLPLFAGSWVIAEWLRSIAFTGFAWNPLGAVMVSPGSAEPAWMGLTPLIGTYGLSGWMVLLSGIWLLALLPGGKRVRWQRVGWALLVAMLAQILSAWMLRPLPPREAPRIVVVQPNINQNEKWDPKLQIANFRRLSELTGRPVPGAPPRLVLWPEAATADFLELQPEARARIAALLGPRDKILLGGDALIFDKAGDLAGARNSLFALDAGGAILGRYDKAHLVPYGEYLPARPILSAIGLSRLVPGEVDFWPGPGPRTIDVAGFGKAGIQICYEIIFSGEVIDARNRPDFLFNPSNDAWFGRWGPPQHLAQARLRAAEEGVPVIRSTPTGISAVIDADGRLLHSLPWRKPGAIAATLPAPKPATPFARFGNLLPLLFAGLLLAAGIAITLKLR is encoded by the coding sequence ATGCGAAAACTTCTTCCGTTCAAGATTCCGGCGATCATGTTCGGCCTGGGGCTCGCCTCGGCGCTGGGTTTCGCGCCGCTCAACTGGTGGCCGCTCACCCTGCTGTGCATCGCGGGGCTGATGTGGCTGCTGCTCGATGCCAGCCGGCTGCGGGCCGTGGCCCTGCGCGGCTGGTGCTTCGGAGTGGGCCACTTCACCTTCGGCAATAACTGGATCGCGCAGGCCTTCACCTTCCAGGAGTCGATGCCGCACTGGCTTGGCGCGATCGCGGTGTTCCTGCTGGCGCTCTATCTGGCGATCTTTCCGATGCTGGCTGCGATGCTGGCGTGGAGCCTGCACCGCCTGCCGCCCAGGCTGGAGGCGCGCCGCCGCCGGATCGAGCAGGCGCGCCGCCGCAGCAAGCTCAAGGGGCTGATCCCCGAGGGCATGGAACCCGCCCCCGTCTTTGTCGCCGCATCCGAGCCGAGCCCCTATGGCTTCCTGCCCCTGTTCGCGGGGAGCTGGGTGATCGCAGAATGGCTGCGCAGCATCGCCTTCACCGGCTTCGCCTGGAATCCGCTCGGCGCGGTCATGGTGTCGCCGGGCAGTGCCGAGCCGGCCTGGATGGGCCTCACCCCGCTGATCGGCACCTATGGGCTGTCCGGCTGGATGGTGCTGCTATCGGGCATCTGGCTGCTGGCGCTGCTGCCGGGCGGCAAGCGTGTGCGCTGGCAGCGGGTCGGCTGGGCGCTGCTCGTCGCGATGCTGGCCCAGATATTGTCGGCCTGGATGCTGCGCCCGCTGCCCCCGCGGGAGGCGCCTCGGATCGTGGTCGTCCAGCCCAACATCAACCAGAACGAGAAATGGGACCCGAAACTCCAGATCGCCAATTTCCGGCGGCTGAGCGAGCTGACGGGTCGCCCCGTGCCGGGCGCTCCGCCCCGGCTGGTGCTGTGGCCCGAGGCCGCCACCGCCGATTTCCTGGAGCTCCAGCCCGAGGCGCGCGCTCGGATTGCCGCGCTGCTGGGGCCCCGCGACAAGATATTGCTGGGTGGCGACGCGCTGATCTTCGACAAGGCGGGCGATCTGGCGGGCGCGCGCAACAGCCTGTTCGCGCTCGATGCCGGCGGCGCGATCCTGGGCCGCTACGACAAGGCGCATCTCGTCCCCTATGGCGAATATCTCCCCGCGCGGCCGATCCTCTCGGCGATCGGCCTGTCGCGGCTGGTGCCGGGCGAAGTCGATTTCTGGCCGGGCCCGGGCCCCCGCACGATCGATGTGGCCGGGTTCGGCAAGGCCGGGATCCAGATCTGCTACGAGATCATCTTCTCGGGCGAGGTGATCGATGCCCGCAACCGGCCCGACTTCCTGTTCAACCCGTCGAACGACGCCTGGTTCGGCCGCTGGGGCCCGCCGCAGCATCTGGCCCAAGCGCGGTTGCGGGCCGCCGAGGAGGGGGTGCCCGTCATCCGGTCTACGCCCACCGGCATCTCCGCCGTCATCGATGCCGACGGACGGCTGCTGCACAGCCTGCCCTGGCGCAAGCCGGGGGCGATCGCGGCAACGCTGCCCGCGCCCAAGCCGGCGACGCCGTTTGCGCGCTTCGGCAATCTCTTGCCGCTGCTGTTCGCCGGGCTGCTCCTCGCGGCTGGAATTGCCATCACGCTCAAGCTCCGCTAA
- the groL gene encoding chaperonin GroEL (60 kDa chaperone family; promotes refolding of misfolded polypeptides especially under stressful conditions; forms two stacked rings of heptamers to form a barrel-shaped 14mer; ends can be capped by GroES; misfolded proteins enter the barrel where they are refolded when GroES binds), translating to MAAKDVKFSRDARERILRGVDILADAVKVTLGPKGRNVVIDKSFGAPRITKDGVTVAKEIELKDKFENMGAQMVREVASKTNDIAGDGTTTATVLAQAIVREGMKSVAAGMNPMDLKRGIDLAVTKVVEDLKARSKPVAGTNEVAQVGIISANGDTVVGEKIAEAMERVGKEGVITVEEAKGLDFELDVVEGMQFDRGYLSPYFITNPEKMLVELNDPYILIHEKKLSNLQSMLPILEAVVQSGRPLLIIAEDIEGEALATLVVNKLRGGLKVAAVKAPGFGDRRKAMLEDIAILTQGEMISEDLGIKLESVTIGMLGTAKRVTIDKDNTTIVDGAGSSDAIKGRVEAIRRQIENTTSDYDREKLQERLAKLAGGVAVIKVGGSTEVEVKERKDRVDDALHATRAAVEEGIVPGGGTALLYATKALEGLKGINDDQTRGVDIIRRAIQAPVRQIAQNAGHDGAVISGNLLRENDETKGFNASTDVYENLVTAGVIDPTKVVRTALQDAASVAGLLITTEAAISESPDDKPAMPMGGGMGGMGGMGGMDF from the coding sequence ATGGCAGCGAAAGACGTCAAGTTTTCGCGCGACGCCCGTGAGCGCATCCTGCGCGGCGTCGACATCCTCGCCGACGCGGTGAAGGTCACGCTGGGGCCGAAGGGCCGCAACGTCGTCATCGACAAGTCGTTCGGCGCCCCCCGCATCACCAAGGACGGCGTCACCGTCGCCAAGGAAATCGAACTCAAGGACAAGTTCGAGAATATGGGCGCCCAGATGGTCCGCGAAGTCGCTTCGAAGACCAACGACATCGCCGGTGACGGCACCACCACCGCCACCGTGCTGGCCCAGGCGATCGTCCGCGAGGGCATGAAGTCGGTCGCGGCCGGCATGAACCCGATGGACCTGAAGCGCGGCATCGATCTCGCCGTGACCAAGGTCGTCGAAGACCTCAAGGCCCGTTCGAAGCCGGTTGCCGGCACCAATGAAGTCGCCCAGGTCGGCATCATCTCGGCCAACGGCGACACCGTCGTCGGCGAGAAGATCGCCGAGGCGATGGAGCGCGTCGGCAAGGAAGGCGTGATCACCGTCGAGGAAGCCAAGGGTCTCGATTTCGAGCTCGACGTCGTCGAAGGCATGCAGTTCGACCGCGGCTATCTGTCGCCCTACTTCATCACCAACCCGGAGAAGATGCTGGTCGAGCTCAACGACCCGTACATCCTGATCCACGAGAAGAAGCTGTCGAACCTGCAGTCGATGTTGCCGATCCTCGAGGCCGTGGTGCAGTCGGGCCGTCCGCTGCTGATCATCGCCGAGGACATCGAGGGCGAGGCTCTTGCCACCCTGGTCGTCAACAAGCTGCGTGGCGGCCTGAAGGTCGCCGCCGTCAAGGCGCCGGGCTTCGGCGATCGCCGCAAGGCGATGCTCGAGGACATCGCGATCCTGACCCAGGGCGAGATGATCTCGGAAGATCTCGGCATCAAGCTCGAGAGCGTCACCATCGGCATGCTGGGTACCGCCAAGCGCGTCACCATCGACAAGGACAACACCACCATCGTCGATGGCGCCGGTTCGTCCGATGCGATCAAGGGCCGCGTCGAAGCGATCCGTCGCCAGATCGAGAACACCACCAGCGATTACGACCGTGAGAAGCTCCAGGAGCGTCTCGCCAAGCTCGCCGGCGGCGTTGCCGTGATCAAGGTCGGCGGTTCGACCGAAGTCGAGGTCAAGGAGCGCAAGGATCGCGTCGACGACGCTCTCCACGCGACCCGCGCGGCGGTCGAAGAGGGCATCGTTCCCGGCGGCGGCACGGCTCTCCTCTATGCCACCAAGGCGCTCGAAGGCCTGAAGGGCATCAACGACGACCAGACCCGCGGCGTGGACATCATCCGCCGTGCGATCCAGGCGCCGGTTCGCCAGATCGCGCAGAATGCCGGTCATGACGGTGCCGTCATCTCGGGCAACCTGCTGCGCGAGAATGACGAGACCAAGGGCTTCAACGCCTCGACCGACGTCTATGAGAACCTCGTCACCGCCGGCGTGATCGACCCGACCAAGGTCGTCCGCACCGCGCTGCAGGACGCGGCCTCGGTCGCCGGCCTGCTCATCACCACCGAGGCGGCGATCTCCGAATCGCCCGACGACAAGCCGGCGATGCCGATGGGCGGCGGCATGGGTGGCATGGGCGGCATGGGCGGCATGGACTTCTAA
- the groES gene encoding co-chaperone GroES gives MSFRPLHDRVLVRRVEAEEKTAGGIIIPDSAKEKPQEGEVVAVGGGAKADDGKVTPLDVKAGDRILFGKWSGTEVKINGEDLLIMKESDILGIVG, from the coding sequence ATGAGTTTCCGTCCGCTGCACGATCGCGTGCTCGTCCGCCGCGTCGAAGCCGAGGAAAAGACCGCCGGTGGCATCATCATCCCCGACAGCGCCAAGGAAAAGCCGCAGGAGGGCGAAGTCGTCGCCGTCGGTGGCGGTGCCAAGGCCGATGACGGCAAGGTGACCCCGCTCGACGTCAAGGCGGGCGACCGCATCCTGTTCGGCAAGTGGTCCGGCACCGAGGTCAAGATCAACGGTGAAGACCTGCTGATCATGAAGGAATCCGACATCCTGGGAATCGTCGGCTAA
- the metK gene encoding methionine adenosyltransferase, giving the protein MRSNYLFTSESVSEGHPDKVADQISDAIVDLFLSKDPEARIACETLTTTQLVVLAGEIRCKGVYEDGAWAPGAQEEIEKTVRETVRRIGYEQDGFHWQSFRFENNLHGQSAHIAQGVDASGNKDEGAGDQGIMFGFACDETPDLMPATLYYSHKILETMAADRHSGAAPFLEPDTKSQVTLRFENGKPAAATAIVVSTQHGKGYDDGAKEAELKSYVKGVVAKVLPGELLSDQTVYHINPTGSFEIGGPDGDAGLTGRKIIVDTYGGAAPHGGGAFSGKDPTKVDRSAAYITRYLAKNIVAAGLARRCTIQLAYAIGVSEPLSLYVDTHGTCAEGVTDAAIETAIQGIKELGGLTPRGIRTHLGLNKPIYQKTAAYGHFGRKAEGDFFPWERTDLVDKLKAAFA; this is encoded by the coding sequence ATGCGCAGCAACTATCTCTTCACATCCGAAAGCGTGTCCGAAGGCCATCCCGACAAGGTCGCCGATCAGATCTCCGATGCGATCGTCGATCTGTTCCTGTCCAAGGATCCGGAGGCGCGCATCGCCTGCGAGACGCTGACCACCACCCAGCTCGTCGTGCTGGCCGGCGAGATTCGCTGCAAGGGGGTCTATGAGGACGGTGCCTGGGCGCCGGGCGCGCAGGAGGAGATCGAGAAGACCGTCCGCGAGACGGTTCGGCGGATTGGTTATGAGCAGGATGGCTTCCACTGGCAGAGCTTCCGCTTCGAGAACAACCTCCATGGCCAGTCGGCGCATATCGCCCAGGGCGTGGACGCCAGCGGCAACAAGGACGAGGGCGCCGGCGACCAGGGCATCATGTTCGGCTTCGCCTGCGATGAGACGCCCGACCTTATGCCGGCGACGCTCTACTACAGCCACAAGATCCTCGAGACGATGGCGGCCGACCGCCATTCGGGCGCCGCGCCCTTCCTCGAGCCCGACACCAAGAGCCAGGTAACGCTGCGCTTCGAGAACGGCAAGCCGGCCGCCGCGACCGCGATCGTCGTCTCCACCCAGCATGGCAAGGGCTATGACGACGGCGCCAAGGAAGCCGAGCTCAAATCCTATGTGAAGGGTGTCGTCGCCAAGGTGCTGCCGGGTGAGCTGCTCTCGGATCAGACCGTCTATCACATCAACCCGACCGGCAGCTTCGAGATCGGCGGCCCCGATGGCGACGCCGGCCTGACCGGCCGCAAGATCATCGTCGACACCTATGGCGGCGCTGCCCCCCATGGCGGCGGCGCGTTCAGCGGCAAGGATCCGACCAAGGTCGACCGTTCGGCCGCCTATATCACCCGGTACCTGGCGAAGAACATCGTCGCCGCCGGCCTTGCCCGCCGCTGCACGATCCAGCTCGCCTATGCCATCGGCGTGTCCGAGCCGCTGTCGCTCTATGTCGATACCCACGGCACCTGCGCCGAGGGCGTTACCGACGCGGCGATCGAAACCGCCATCCAGGGCATAAAGGAACTGGGCGGCCTCACCCCGCGCGGCATCCGTACCCATCTCGGCCTCAACAAGCCGATCTACCAGAAGACCGCAGCCTACGGCCATTTCGGACGCAAGGCTGAGGGTGATTTCTTCCCCTGGGAGCGGACCGATCTGGTCGACAAGCTCAAGGCGGCTTTCGCCTGA
- a CDS encoding class I SAM-dependent methyltransferase — MSDLAAFLRAWARDPLSIAAVAPSGPSLARLITAEITADMAPVIELGPGTGVFTKALIERGLREADLILVESEADFARLLEVRFPQARVLQGDAARVRRHRALLNGDLAGATISGLPVLSMNAAQQMKIMRGCFDLMRPGGRFYQFSYSPVCPVRRPVLERLGLRARRLSSTVRNLPPAAVYEISRIDE, encoded by the coding sequence ATGTCGGATCTCGCGGCCTTCCTGCGTGCGTGGGCGCGCGATCCGCTCAGCATCGCCGCCGTCGCGCCGTCGGGCCCATCGCTTGCCCGACTGATTACCGCCGAAATCACCGCCGACATGGCCCCCGTGATCGAACTCGGTCCTGGAACCGGGGTTTTTACCAAGGCTCTGATCGAACGCGGCCTACGCGAGGCCGATCTGATCCTGGTCGAGAGTGAGGCCGATTTCGCCCGGCTGCTGGAGGTCCGCTTCCCGCAGGCGCGCGTCCTCCAGGGGGATGCCGCGCGGGTGCGGCGCCATCGCGCGCTGCTGAACGGCGATCTTGCCGGCGCCACCATCTCCGGCCTGCCGGTGCTCAGCATGAACGCCGCGCAGCAGATGAAGATCATGCGCGGCTGCTTCGATCTGATGCGGCCGGGAGGGCGCTTCTACCAGTTCAGCTACAGCCCGGTATGCCCGGTGCGCCGTCCGGTGCTGGAGCGCCTGGGCCTGCGCGCGCGACGGCTGTCGAGCACCGTCCGCAACCTGCCGCCTGCCGCGGTCTATGAGATCAGCCGCATCGATGAATGA